The Bacillus basilensis genome includes a region encoding these proteins:
- a CDS encoding phosphotransferase enzyme family protein: MQENRIRLNGGFNNDVFYIKEKERVVRISEKSKTKEMVLQEIEWMNFLYEKGVLVPKPVIPLECEEERVKTYFEFIKGNQIDVTNKSHWNKTTFKKLGKNLGRMHALSKDFKLQAIQRPEWKIKNPDVFDIRRDLDPWTREKYEKLVCSLTSYIISPDTFGLIHNDYHLGNFIINEEGCITTIDFDECAFNWYAQDIAVAFYHAYWQHSSFNGNTHSFCDIFMSNFFAGYKTENLLHKDIIIQIPTFLKIREIYLYQLFIKKWDMNNLEEWQKYTLHSLEDKIKNQVPYAGINDFSIFL; this comes from the coding sequence ATGCAAGAAAATCGTATCAGGTTGAATGGAGGATTTAATAACGACGTTTTTTATATCAAAGAGAAAGAAAGGGTAGTTAGAATTTCTGAAAAGAGTAAAACAAAAGAGATGGTTTTACAAGAAATAGAGTGGATGAATTTTTTATATGAAAAAGGTGTACTTGTACCTAAGCCAGTAATTCCTTTAGAGTGTGAGGAAGAACGTGTTAAAACATATTTTGAATTTATTAAGGGCAATCAAATTGATGTTACAAATAAATCCCACTGGAATAAAACAACTTTTAAAAAACTTGGTAAAAATTTGGGGAGAATGCATGCACTATCCAAAGATTTTAAATTACAAGCAATACAACGTCCTGAATGGAAAATTAAAAATCCTGATGTCTTTGATATTAGAAGAGATTTAGATCCATGGACTAGGGAGAAATATGAAAAGTTGGTATGCAGTCTAACTTCATATATTATTAGCCCTGATACTTTCGGACTTATTCATAATGACTATCATCTAGGAAACTTCATTATTAATGAGGAAGGATGTATAACTACAATTGACTTTGATGAATGCGCATTTAATTGGTATGCTCAAGATATTGCAGTAGCTTTCTATCATGCTTATTGGCAGCATAGCTCCTTCAACGGCAATACACATTCTTTTTGTGATATATTTATGAGTAATTTTTTTGCAGGATATAAAACAGAAAATCTGCTTCATAAGGATATAATTATACAAATTCCTACTTTCTTAAAAATTAGAGAGATTTATTTGTATCAATTATTCATAAAAAAATGGGATATGAATAATTTAGAAGAATGGCAAAAATACACCTTACATAGTTTAGAAGACAAGATCAAGAATCAAGTACCATATGCAGGTATTAATGATTTTTCTATTTTTTTGTAG
- a CDS encoding IS4 family transposase has product MNLSIQDEFYLFAQELQRYLSPHILQQLAQETGFVKRKSKYGARDLAALCIWISQRIASDSLTRLCSQLYANTATLMSPEGLNQRFNRCAVLFLQRIFSLLVKSQLNDSSQIQNQYTSYFQRIRILDATIFQVPNHLAPIYPGSGGCAQTAGIKIQLEYDLHSGKFLNFQMEPGKNNDKTFGTECLDTLCPGDLCIRDLGYFSLKDLDQMDQRGVFYVSRLKLNNRVYVKNESPEFFRDGTVKKQSLYVLLDLEDIMHQIKSGDTYEIRNAYVGQQKLPSRVVIYRLTSTQIHKRRKQQSYVEKKKGVTYSEKSKRLTEINVYVTNIPWEIVPMEQVHDIYSLRWQIEIVFKTWKSLFGINHCHNIKRERLECHLYGQLIAIFLCSSTMFKMRQLLLQKKQKELSEYKAIYMIQDHLYLVYEAIQQDTQEVSKIFLRLFDLLQKNGRKSHRYEKKTVFDILGIVYQCTVSNLKRKTA; this is encoded by the coding sequence ATGAACCTTTCGATTCAAGATGAGTTTTATTTGTTTGCCCAAGAACTACAGCGATATCTTTCTCCACATATTCTTCAACAACTCGCACAGGAGACAGGTTTTGTAAAACGTAAAAGTAAGTATGGCGCACGAGATTTGGCTGCCTTATGTATCTGGATTAGTCAACGGATAGCAAGCGATTCTCTCACTCGATTATGTAGTCAGCTTTATGCAAATACAGCTACACTCATGAGTCCAGAAGGACTTAATCAACGTTTTAACCGATGCGCTGTTTTATTTCTACAGCGTATATTCTCTCTTTTAGTCAAAAGCCAACTAAACGATTCGTCTCAAATCCAAAACCAATATACTTCTTATTTTCAACGTATACGTATTTTAGATGCTACTATTTTTCAAGTACCCAATCATTTAGCTCCTATTTATCCTGGTTCAGGAGGATGTGCACAAACAGCCGGTATTAAGATTCAACTAGAGTATGATTTACATAGTGGGAAATTCCTCAATTTTCAAATGGAACCAGGTAAAAATAATGATAAAACCTTTGGTACCGAGTGTTTAGATACCTTATGTCCAGGAGATTTATGTATTCGAGATTTAGGATACTTTTCTCTAAAAGATTTAGACCAGATGGATCAACGAGGGGTATTCTATGTCTCACGGTTGAAATTAAATAATAGAGTATATGTAAAAAATGAATCGCCAGAATTCTTTCGGGATGGGACAGTTAAAAAGCAATCTTTATATGTTTTACTTGACCTTGAAGATATCATGCATCAGATAAAATCAGGAGATACTTATGAGATTCGGAATGCCTATGTTGGACAACAAAAATTACCCTCACGAGTTGTGATATACAGACTTACATCAACTCAAATTCATAAACGTAGGAAACAGCAATCTTATGTTGAAAAGAAAAAAGGAGTCACATACTCTGAAAAAAGTAAACGATTAACAGAAATCAACGTTTATGTTACCAACATACCATGGGAAATTGTTCCGATGGAACAGGTCCATGATATCTACTCACTACGTTGGCAAATAGAAATTGTATTTAAAACATGGAAGTCTCTTTTTGGTATCAATCATTGTCACAATATTAAGCGAGAGCGTCTAGAATGTCATCTTTATGGACAGTTAATCGCTATTTTTCTTTGTTCTTCCACTATGTTCAAAATGCGACAGTTGTTACTACAAAAAAAACAAAAAGAATTAAGTGAATATAAAGCAATTTATATGATTCAAGATCATCTTTACTTAGTATATGAAGCTATCCAACAAGACACCCAAGAAGTATCAAAAATATTCCTTCGTTTGTTTGACCTATTACAGAAAAACGGACGGAAATCCCATCGATATGAGAAAAAGACAGTCTTTGATATTTTAGGCATTGTTTATCAGTGCACTGTATCCAATCTAAAGCGGAAAACTGCATAA
- a CDS encoding DUF3862 domain-containing protein: MKRMINSNRRIIKAKLEQIQNGMSYDDIVTIIGGDGELCSEATAGGYKTSLYTWEGQRWNGSNAKVTFKNGKIMTKAQFGIKWDDRNSVLFILYLMLYNVIY, from the coding sequence ATGAAAAGGATGATTAATTCAAATAGAAGAATTATCAAAGCTAAGCTAGAACAAATTCAGAACGGCATGTCTTATGATGATATAGTTACAATTATCGGTGGCGACGGTGAACTTTGTTCTGAAGCCACTGCTGGAGGATATAAGACAAGTCTTTATACGTGGGAAGGTCAACGTTGGAATGGTTCTAACGCTAAAGTAACATTCAAAAATGGTAAAATAATGACTAAGGCTCAATTCGGTATAAAGTGGGACGATAGAAATAGCGTTCTTTTTATATTATATCTAATGCTATATAATGTAATATATTAA